Proteins from a genomic interval of Diospyros lotus cultivar Yz01 chromosome 6, ASM1463336v1, whole genome shotgun sequence:
- the LOC127804404 gene encoding protein PELPK1-like, whose translation MAASTYSWFLSLLAVLCLCSTQMSSTSATRQLLQTVPTIPSLPPLPAIPTVPQATLPPLPSVPTLPKPTLPPLPTMPTLPKATLPPLPTMPTLPKATLPPLPTTMPTIPTTIPSIPFLSPPPSN comes from the coding sequence ATGGCTGCTTCAACATACAGTTGGTTTCTATCTCTGCTGGCGGTGCTGTGTCTCTGTAGCACCCAGATGAGTTCGACTTCAGCGACCAGACAACTGCTCCAAACAGTGCCCACGATTCCATCTCTGCCTCCCTTGCCGGCGATTCCTACTGTTCCTCAGGCCACTTTACCGCCGTTGCCATCTGTCCCAACATTGCCAAAGCCGACTTTGCCGCCGCTGCCAACAATGCCGACGCTTCCTAAGGCCACACTGCCGCCGCTGCCAACCATGCCGACGCTTCCTAAGGCCACACTGCCGCCGCTGCCCACTACAATGCCCACCATCCCGACAACAATCCCGTCCATTCCTTTCCTCTCACCGCCTCCATCAAACTAG